One Longimicrobium terrae DNA segment encodes these proteins:
- a CDS encoding barstar family protein, which produces MARIRINTAAISDETSFHAEFDRALGFPGWYGENMNAWIDCMSYLREEDSAGMANVTLGREEVLLVELPDAERWRAQFPAIAAELWDCTAIVNRRYVNDGESPAIALVPVDARAAI; this is translated from the coding sequence ATGGCACGCATCCGCATCAACACCGCCGCGATCTCCGATGAGACGAGCTTCCATGCGGAGTTCGACCGGGCGCTCGGCTTTCCGGGCTGGTATGGCGAGAACATGAACGCCTGGATCGATTGCATGTCATACCTGCGGGAGGAGGATTCAGCGGGAATGGCGAATGTGACCCTTGGGCGGGAAGAGGTCCTCTTGGTCGAACTGCCCGACGCGGAGCGCTGGCGCGCGCAGTTCCCAGCGATCGCCGCGGAGCTCTGGGACTGCACGGCGATCGTGAACCGCCGCTACGTGAATGATGGCGAATCGCCTGCGATCGCGCTGGTACCGGTTGACGCTCGTGCAGCTATCTGA
- a CDS encoding AAA family ATPase, whose product MSFQLVVLYGRPGVGKLTIGRHLAERTGFRLFHNHLAFDLALSLFKFGSPEFIELREEVWLSSLTRAASSGLSGVIFTFAPEITVPDVFIPTLQERINGAGGVVSFVELGCAPDELHRRLEQPDRAKYAKLKGIAKYQMAAAQGRFDRPIMPTPDHPVDTTHLSADESAESIAEFLARSAPA is encoded by the coding sequence ATGTCCTTTCAACTTGTAGTGCTCTACGGCCGGCCCGGTGTCGGAAAGCTCACGATTGGCCGGCACCTCGCCGAGCGTACCGGCTTCCGGCTGTTCCATAACCACCTCGCCTTTGATCTCGCGCTATCGCTGTTCAAGTTCGGCAGCCCGGAGTTCATCGAGCTTCGCGAGGAGGTCTGGCTTTCCTCACTCACACGTGCAGCTTCCTCCGGTTTATCCGGCGTGATCTTCACGTTTGCACCGGAGATTACCGTCCCGGACGTATTCATTCCGACGCTCCAGGAGCGGATCAACGGTGCAGGTGGCGTGGTCAGCTTCGTGGAACTGGGATGTGCGCCTGATGAGCTCCACCGGCGCCTGGAGCAGCCGGATCGCGCGAAGTACGCGAAACTAAAAGGCATCGCAAAATATCAGATGGCTGCCGCGCAGGGTCGCTTCGATCGCCCGATCATGCCAACGCCGGATCATCCCGTTGATACGACGCATCTGTCAGCCGATGAGTCCGCTGAAAGTATTGCCGAGTTTCTCGCCAGGAGCGCGCCCGCCTGA
- a CDS encoding dihydrofolate reductase family protein, with amino-acid sequence MGLLTFSLNVTLDGCVDHQEGIADDETHAFFTRMMDEGGAMLWGRVTYEMMEGYWPAVARGDEDAPPAIREWAVKLETKPKYVVSSTRTDFPWTNSHHVTGDLRTSVQQLKAATPAGVLLGSGKLATELDRLDLIDEYKFLVQPRIAGHGPTLYQSGLSSTRRLELVSSTPLRNGAVAMHYRRAGS; translated from the coding sequence ATGGGACTTCTGACCTTCAGCCTCAACGTCACCCTGGACGGCTGCGTAGACCACCAGGAGGGAATCGCCGATGACGAGACACACGCCTTCTTTACCCGCATGATGGATGAGGGCGGGGCGATGCTCTGGGGCCGCGTCACCTACGAGATGATGGAGGGCTACTGGCCGGCGGTCGCCCGCGGCGACGAGGATGCGCCGCCCGCGATCCGCGAGTGGGCGGTCAAGCTGGAGACCAAGCCGAAGTACGTGGTGTCGTCGACGCGAACCGACTTTCCGTGGACAAACAGCCATCACGTCACCGGCGACCTGCGCACGAGCGTGCAGCAGCTCAAGGCCGCGACCCCTGCCGGCGTGCTCCTCGGCAGCGGCAAGCTCGCGACCGAGTTGGACCGGCTGGATCTGATCGACGAATACAAGTTCCTCGTCCAGCCCCGGATCGCCGGTCACGGCCCCACCCTGTACCAGAGCGGGCTGTCCAGCACGCGACGGCTCGAGCTGGTCTCGTCCACGCCGCTCCGCAACGGCGCGGTCGCCATGCACTACCGGCGCGCGGGCAGCTGA
- a CDS encoding GNAT family N-acetyltransferase, with translation MFILLMSGAPVVSAPPHLVQALASRVAAWTPASVSRPAALLAALTDLGAHEVIGPAFIGYADSVAGPAEPATRPLTGDDAPWVEALKAACSPEEWEHGGSDIAGGTAVGVFVDGRLAALAGYEVWDGCIAHLAIVTAPAYRGRGLGRAAVGAAARAAVQRGLVAQYRTLDANAASVRIAHALGFVRFATSVSVRLA, from the coding sequence GTGTTCATCCTCCTCATGAGCGGCGCCCCCGTCGTCTCCGCACCGCCCCACCTGGTTCAGGCGCTCGCCTCGCGCGTGGCTGCGTGGACGCCCGCGTCCGTCTCGCGCCCGGCGGCGCTGCTCGCCGCGCTCACGGACCTGGGTGCCCATGAGGTCATCGGCCCCGCCTTCATCGGGTATGCCGACAGCGTGGCGGGGCCGGCCGAGCCTGCGACGCGACCGCTCACGGGTGACGACGCGCCCTGGGTGGAGGCCTTGAAGGCGGCCTGCTCGCCCGAGGAGTGGGAGCACGGCGGGAGCGACATCGCGGGGGGGACGGCGGTCGGTGTGTTCGTCGACGGGAGGCTCGCCGCCCTGGCGGGATACGAGGTGTGGGATGGCTGCATCGCCCATCTCGCCATCGTGACGGCCCCGGCGTACCGTGGCCGCGGGCTCGGACGTGCCGCCGTGGGCGCCGCGGCGCGGGCGGCGGTGCAGCGGGGGCTCGTTGCCCAATACCGCACGCTCGATGCGAACGCGGCGTCGGTGCGGATCGCTCATGCACTGGGGTTCGTCCGTTTCGCCACGAGCGTATCCGTGCGTCTGGCGTAA
- a CDS encoding DUF1294 domain-containing protein translates to MAKNRQTGRAGWRTAAAIVAFGALVAGWAAALIAPAVATGFGALSCIAFLLYRHDKNAAQAGRMRTIERTLHLIDLLGGWPGGLLAQDQVRHKTRKLEFQVVFWATVAINCALLGLLLSAGLRG, encoded by the coding sequence ATGGCGAAGAACAGGCAGACCGGCCGGGCGGGATGGCGAACGGCGGCTGCCATCGTGGCTTTCGGCGCCTTGGTGGCCGGATGGGCTGCAGCGCTGATCGCGCCGGCGGTCGCGACAGGCTTCGGCGCACTGAGCTGTATCGCCTTTTTGCTGTACCGCCATGACAAGAATGCTGCTCAGGCTGGCAGGATGCGCACCATAGAACGGACACTCCACCTGATCGACCTGCTCGGCGGCTGGCCTGGAGGACTTCTCGCTCAAGATCAAGTGCGACACAAGACTCGGAAATTGGAGTTCCAGGTAGTATTCTGGGCGACCGTGGCGATCAATTGCGCGCTGCTGGGCCTGCTGCTCAGTGCCGGCCTACGCGGCTAG
- a CDS encoding VOC family protein: MTKVTPFLMFNDQLEAAMEFYTSTFPDSEIRNVARTGEDGPITSAEFVVGGQSFMGYNGGAYFSFSEGFSLYVDCEDQNEVDEYWDKLVSAGAEPTACGWIKDPFGLSWQIVPKRFMELVGDKDPAKVKAVMEAMMTMVKLDVAALERAYKEA; the protein is encoded by the coding sequence ATGACGAAGGTGACCCCGTTCCTGATGTTCAACGACCAGCTCGAAGCGGCGATGGAGTTCTACACCTCCACCTTTCCGGACTCCGAGATCAGGAACGTCGCCCGCACCGGCGAGGACGGCCCCATCACCTCCGCCGAGTTCGTCGTCGGAGGTCAGTCGTTCATGGGCTACAACGGGGGGGCGTACTTCAGCTTCTCAGAAGGATTCTCGCTCTACGTGGACTGCGAGGACCAGAACGAGGTCGACGAGTACTGGGACAAGCTCGTCAGCGCCGGCGCGGAGCCCACGGCGTGCGGGTGGATCAAGGACCCGTTCGGCCTCTCGTGGCAGATCGTTCCGAAGCGGTTCATGGAGCTGGTCGGCGACAAGGACCCCGCAAAGGTCAAGGCCGTAATGGAGGCCATGATGACGATGGTGAAGCTCGACGTGGCCGCGTTGGAGCGCGCGTACAAGGAGGCATAG
- a CDS encoding sulfite exporter TauE/SafE family protein, with amino-acid sequence MLNTIKSRTDTVSILLFLAIGLVAGVLSGLFGIGGGVLIVPALLLLARMPPATATGTSLAALLLPVGALGAWQYYEHGNVNVVAALFIALGLAVGAYFGASYAQGMSPLALRRAFAIFLFLVAFRMWWGDEGRPAAPTSAESPAQVS; translated from the coding sequence ATGCTTAACACGATCAAGTCAAGGACGGACACGGTGAGCATTCTCCTCTTTCTTGCTATCGGGCTGGTGGCGGGCGTGCTTTCGGGACTCTTCGGCATCGGAGGTGGGGTGCTGATCGTGCCTGCATTGCTCCTGCTGGCGCGCATGCCACCCGCGACGGCGACGGGTACTTCTCTGGCGGCACTCCTGCTTCCAGTCGGGGCGCTGGGCGCGTGGCAATACTACGAGCACGGCAATGTAAACGTGGTCGCTGCCCTTTTTATCGCGCTGGGGCTCGCGGTGGGGGCGTACTTCGGCGCAAGCTACGCGCAGGGCATGTCGCCGTTAGCACTACGGCGCGCGTTCGCAATCTTCCTCTTCCTGGTGGCTTTCAGGATGTGGTGGGGGGATGAAGGCCGGCCCGCCGCTCCAACGTCCGCGGAGAGCCCCGCGCAAGTGTCTTGA
- a CDS encoding GNAT family N-acetyltransferase: protein MLIRTAAALDLPSIVGIYNQAVLAGFQTGDLEPVSVESRQGWFESHGPETYPLYVAVSDQHVAGWCSLSAYRPGRAAFRHTAEISYYVDSAYRRRGIAAALIKHAVADCARLDFRALFALVLDVNQASQSLIVRQGFEQWGFLPGAAWFGETEVGHLIYGMRLHVGAGTEPNHTS, encoded by the coding sequence ATGTTGATCCGAACCGCGGCTGCACTCGATCTCCCGTCGATCGTCGGCATCTACAATCAGGCAGTGCTGGCGGGCTTCCAGACGGGAGACCTAGAACCCGTCTCTGTCGAGTCTCGCCAAGGCTGGTTCGAGAGCCATGGTCCGGAGACTTATCCACTGTACGTGGCCGTCAGTGACCAGCATGTGGCAGGTTGGTGCTCACTGAGTGCCTACCGTCCCGGTCGCGCCGCGTTCCGCCACACGGCGGAGATCAGTTACTATGTGGACAGCGCTTACCGGCGACGCGGCATCGCGGCCGCGCTCATCAAGCACGCTGTGGCAGACTGTGCGCGACTGGATTTCCGAGCGCTCTTCGCGCTCGTGCTCGATGTGAACCAAGCCAGCCAATCGTTGATAGTCCGTCAAGGCTTTGAGCAATGGGGTTTCTTGCCGGGTGCCGCCTGGTTTGGAGAAACCGAGGTGGGCCACCTGATCTACGGCATGCGTCTGCATGTCGGGGCGGGCACGGAGCCCAATCACACCAGCTAA